The Brassica oleracea var. oleracea cultivar TO1000 chromosome C7, BOL, whole genome shotgun sequence sequence CAGAAAGAATTAGATGTTTTTTATTATACCAGTGACGCTGACGGAGAGAGTGGAGACCAAGCTTATCAGTGATTTCAGCTGCGTTCATGGCATTTGGAAGATCCTGTTTGTTAGCAAACACGAGCAGAACAGCATCACGCAGCTCATCCTGTATACACACAAAAACTGTTTCAGTAAGTTTCTACTTTGTTTGGTCTCACCACAAATCAAGAGAAAAAAAAAAGGGCAAATAATACTGGAAACAGACCTCATTAAGCATCCTGTGCAGTTCATCTCTGGCCTCAACAACACGGTCTCTGTCATTGCTGTCGACCACAAAGATGAGACCTTGAGTGTTCTGGAAGTAGTGCCTCCACAAGGGACGGATCTGACAACAAGTGCAGGTTTTTACGCAATGTCAGTTTATGCAGTACAAAAAGCTCATCAACAATTATAGCAGCACAGATGAGGAGAAAAGATCCCCATATTGTGATGCAAAAACTTCTTAATTGCTTTTAAAGTAAGATAAAAATTATACCTTGTCTTGACCCCCGACATCCCAGACAGTGAAACTGATGTTCTTGTACTCCACAGTTTCCACATTGAACCCTGTCCACAAATTTTGTAATCTAATCATCGAGGCCGGTGGAAGCATAAAAACAGTTCACTGAAGAAACATAGACCTATAACTAAGCTACTCTTCTGAAAACAGAATGATGAAACTTACCAATAGTGGGGATGGTGGTGACAATCTCACCGAGCTTGAGCTTGTACAAAATGGTGGTCTTACCAGCAGCATCAAGACCAACCATGAGAATCCTCATCTCCTTCTTGGCAAAAAGCCTGCTAAACAACTTGGCGAAAGACAAACCCATCCTTCTTCACTACACCAAACCACAAGACACACATAAATCAATCAGAGTAGCGCATCACAAAGCAATATGCACAAGGCAATTACAAGAAAGCACTTGTTATCGCTCAAAACAAAAGATATCACAAAGCAATGCATAAACCCAAAAGTACAATCAGAGAAGGCCGATCCAAACAGATGCAGAAACGTCACGAAATCTAACGGTCGAGATCGTCAGAGTATATCAGAATCTATATGATAAATTTTCATAGATCCAGACTTAGACGCTGCTGCAGTGGCAGATCGAATCTTGAATTCACCGCAAAAAAAAAAAACATCGAAATTTAATAGCATTACTCAATGATCAGCAGCATAAAACCTAAATCAAAGCAAGAGATCCGATTCCCGAACCATCAAACTAGAAAATGAGAACGTGATCTGCGAATTTGTTTCGAATTTAGAATGCGTTAGCATAGATCTAGATCAACCGTACCTAGAGATCGCGTAACAACGAGCGAGACGACGAACGGAGGTTGAAAGCGAAGGAGAAGCTTCAAAACAACGCTAAATGCGCGACGCCGTGATGTTATAACGGAGAAGATGCTGCTTTATAGAGGCAAAGGATAAAAACGTCAATTCACAAATACCACATCAAGTGGTTTGCAGAATGTTTATATTCGTGGAGGAGGTGGTGGCTTGAGCTTACGCGGTTTACATGCGGTGATGAGTGATTGGCCTTCGATGGCATCTGACCAATCGGAATTTGACACGTAGTGACCAATTTTTTAAAAAAAATTCTAGTTGAAGAATATGCTTTCTGTTTGGTTATAATTCAAGATTTAGTCAAATTTATTCTATAAATATTTTTCTAAAAAAAATGGTACGGTTTGAATTCAAATTTGTTTTTTTTTCTTCTTAATATAGAAAAAGTAAAGTTACTCCAAAGTTTGATTCAGTATTTTATAGTTATTTCGGTTTGGTTTCGGTTTACCAGAGTAGAACATGGTGGCAGTGTCTTCATAAAACTATATTATATGCTTCTGAAAATTATATTACACATATCATCCTCCTCAGGCTATATCATATGCTTCAGAAAACTATACTACACATATCATCCATCCCTCTCTACAACACTTATAACATCACAACCAATCAGAGCTCGTCATGGCCAGTCTCAGCTTCCTCAGTTACCAAAATATGTCTTGACTTGTCACTCTGGTCCAAGCCCTTATCGTCGTGCGAGTACAGACAATCCGCAGAGGGATGAATCACTCCATACCCAAAACCTTCTGCTGAGTTACAATACGCTTCGACTTGACCGTCTTTGCCTTCAAGATTCACATTGTTGAGGACAATGTGGCTGCAAGGGACTGAGTCACTGCATGCAAATTTGATGGCTTTCTCACTTTTGGTTGTCCCGGTTATGTTCCGGTACATTATCTGGCTGATCTTAACCGCCGAGGTCTACATTATATACCAAACATATCTGAGCTACTTATCATCTTTGAGTTTTGTTTTCGATTGTAAGAAAAGAAACCTGGTTTTGACAAGAAGTTGGATTATCGCAGTAGAACTGATCAATGAGTATAGGGTTAGAGACATCTTGCATCACAACGTTTGAGAATCTAACACCCTTAACGTAACCAGAACCTCCCTGTAGTTGTTCCAAGTAACTTAACATAAGTTTTCTTTTTCAACAAAGGCTATACTAATCCTATAAAGATTCTAAACCTGAAAGCCAATTCGGTGGAACTGAATCAACATATACCATATCAGAAGGTAGACTCCGAGCACCAACTTAACATAAGTTTGTAAGAGTATAAGATTGAAGCTTTGTTTCTTTTTTACCTGATATGTTTTGATCCTGAGTCCATTAGTTGTCTCTTTCAAAAACGCTGTGTCCAACACAACCTTTGTTACAATGCCTGTTGAGTTGTGATTCCCAAGACTCCCAATGCTGCGATAGTAAACTCCAAAAAGAATTATAATTTGATATGAAACAGGATGTTATCTAGAAACCTGATTGATGTTACCTGATTCCATGTCCAGGTCCACAATAGATCCTCTTCATCTTTATATTAGAACTCGCATTCACAATCGAGACACAATCATCCCCTGTTTTAATCCAATCTCAGTATATTCTTAGTTGGAGCTTAAGCATGTTTTGGTTAAGAAAAATAATATAAACCTGTGCCGATTTTACAGTCTTGGAGGACAACATTGGTGGATCCAGTGATGTGGATACCATCAGTGTTGGGACTATCTCCTGGAGATGAGACCATAACTTTGTAGACACGTACTGAAGTCGACCTTGCAATGATGAAGTTCATCTGCTGGCTGTTCTGGATCGTCAAGCCACGTACTTTCACACCAGAACTAGACTCAATAGTAAAGGCCTGCAGGGAAAACAAGAAGCTAGTTGGAACAGACTAAAAAATAAGTCATTGATAAGAACAAGAGACAATAGTTTTCTTACCGTTGGTGCGCTTTTGCAAGGCTGCAAAGAAAGCAAGAAAGATGTGTAAGATTCTGATAGACTTGTTTCTTTAGAGACGTTTAAAGAAAAAGCTTAGGGGATGATACATTAGATTTGTTTTTCTTGCAAGAAGCAGCCCACCATTTGCTGCCAGAACCATCAATAACTCCATTCCCTTGGAACACAACCCCTTTGAGCTTCGAAAACTCTAGCCAAATCCTCTGGAACTTTGGGTCCCAGTTGCTTGGCTCGTCTGGTGCCACTATTGTTCCATCAATCTATAAGAAAACTTTCTGAATTGTGATCGTTGTGTATATATAACAATGGTCTCCAACCGCTAAAACTGACCTGAATGATCAATTTCCGTTCACATGGACCATTGAACTTTGTTGCATTTACTAAATAAGTCCTTCCTTGTGGTACAAGCAACACAGACTTTGGAGTACCACAGGCCTGCTTCCAGGCACTCACGAATGCCTGATTCGAGTAAAGCATTTGCACACAAACAGATTAGTTATGGCACAAAATATATAAGCAAAATGATCTCAAACGTACCTGAGTATCATCAGAAACTCCATCTCCAGCTGCACCAAATGTATCCACATTCACCAGATTCTTACCAGAACCCCGGCTTGTAAATGAAGCCAAATCAGAGAGCTTTGTATCATAATGATCATCAGCATCATCATCCTCCGGTATGTCAAAGTTCTCAAGCTTCTTAAGGATGTCGAGATCGGTGTACACCATTTTCGCTGCAGCTCCATAAGCAGTTAGCGTTAACAGACCAATAAGGGAGAGAATGAAGAGCTTATCCATCATATGCATCAATCAAAACACGCCCCCTCTAATGAGAGTTTTTTGTAGAGATGATTGGTTTTGAGTTTGAATTTATATAATTAAATATGGGGTTTATTTGGGATGGCTTTACTCCAAAAGTAGATGAAGAAGAAAGAGGCCTTGTTTTCTACTATATCTACTCTTCAAGCACAAGTCATGTGCTTTACCACTTCCTTTGCTTTACTCCAAAACCTCTACAACGCAAACTCTTCGTGGTGAACTAGTTCTTGATACATGTTTGTCCCATGTGATCTGAAATCAATTAACTGAAAATAAAACGAGAAAAGGAGGCCCTGAATATATCTCAACTTTTTAACCTCAAGATGCTATTTTAAGATCTTTAGACATTATGTGGTTCTGACTAACCAAAAAGTAGACTTCTGTATGAGACATATATAGAAAGAGGTCAATGAGTTTGTTGCACCAACCTGGCAAAAAAAAAAAGAATGTTCTTCTTCTGTGTTGTCCTTGTAGAGTGTTTCCATCATGTTTTGTGGCTTCAAGTAAAAGAACCCATTTCAGATATGTACAAAAATGATTCTGCAGTCTTTGCAAGGGCAAATCTTCAAAATAGCACATTTCTAAGTTTATATCACAAAAATAACACTCAAAAACTAAAATGACCAAAATAACATCATTCTAAGTTTATCCTTTGAAAATTTTAATTTTTTTTCCCTAAACCCTAAACCCTAAAATCTAAACCCTAAACCCTCAACTCTAAACCCTAAACCCTAAACCCTAAAATCTAAACCCTAAACCCTCAACTCTAAACCCTAAACCCTAAACCCTAAAATCTAAACCCTAAACTCTAAAATCTAAACCCTAAACACTAAACTCTAAACCCTAAACCCTAAACACAAAACTCTAAACCCTAAACCCTAAACCCTAAATCCTAAACCCCACCCTTTAACTCTAAACCTTAAGCTTGTGACTTTTGATAAAACATTAAGCGCTATTTTTGTGACTTTTGACCCTGAGTGCTAGTTTGGGAACATAAACTTGATTTAGTGCTAGTTTGGGAACATAAACCCTAAACTCTAAACCCTAAACCCTAAANNNNNNNNNNNNNNNNNNNNNNNNNNNTTAATGTTTTATCAAAACCCTAAACCCTAAACCATAAACCCTAAACCCTAAACCCTACAATCTAAACCCTAAACTTTAAACCCTAAACCCTAAACCCTAAATCCTAAATCCTAAACCTCACCCTTTAACTCTAAACCCTAAGTTTGTGACTTTTGATAAAACATTAAGTGATATTTTTGTGACTTTTGACTTTAAGTGCTAGTTTGAGAACATAAACTTGATTTAGTGCTATTTTTTTCTTTTTGTCTTTTTGCAATCGGGTTCACACTCCTTTATCATGAAGACTTTTTTTTTTGAAACTTATCCTTTATCATGAAGACTTCAAACAACTTCAAAGCAACATCATATTCCTTTTCTACATAACCGTTCATCATCACTACATACAGTCAGAACATAAGGAAACGTTGAAAGGCTCTCTCTCTGTCTCTCTCTCTCTCTCAAAGACCATGATATACCATCTCTGCTTAGAGTTCAAAAGCTATTGCATAACACCCGTTTGAGACATCTCGTACGTACATTCCAAACTTTGTCATTATGTTCCTTGCTCAACAAGTATCAATCATAAAAAATCCAAACTTTTACATTATGAATACAAAGATAATTATTTTTAGGGCAATTCTCCTAAATAGACAATTTTCAAGTTTTGGTCACAAAAATGGACCATAAGAAGAAAAATAACCAAAATATTTCATTTAATAGGTAAAAAGATCATAATACCCTAGATATATATATATATATATATAAATATTTTTTTTTTATATTTTTTTTTATAGTTTTAGATTATATGTTTTCAAATTCGAACTTTTTTATAAAAATATTTTTTTTTCGAAATTTTTTTTTTCAAATTTTCTTTTTGTAATTCGAAAATATTTTTTGAAACTATTTTTAAAATTTTTACTTTCAAAATTTTAATATTTATTTTTTATTTTATAAAATTATAAATCTCAATCTCAAATCTCTAACTCTTAACTTTGTGACAGAAACTTTTTTTACTGATATCCTAGGATATTTCCCTTATTTTTATTACAGAGACGATCACAACAGGTCTTTCTTTCATAAACGTGCTTTACAAGATACACAGAAAGTTTCCAAAGCCAAAAGCAATCGTCTTTTTTTTTTATCACAAGCTACAATGCTTTGTAGAAGGATATACATAATACTTACATATAAAACACTAGCAAGTAGCTGCAATGGCCTCCAAGAGAGCGACAACGAACTGCATCTGAGTGTCTTCATCGATCTTGGAGAACAAAGGAACGTGAACGAATAATGACTTGTGACCCTTTTGCTCTGCGAACCTGAGAGAGTGATAGTAAACATAGTTGCACACGAACCGTCCAGCATCGTCTGATAGAACCACATCGAATCCTTTACTCTTCAATGACTTGAAAATAGACTCTGTAGAGCATGAAGTCTTTACCATGCCAGACAACAAGTTAGAATGTCGCAAGATAGAAACATAATTACAAACACAATAAATAGATATATACCTCTTTCGCCTTTAAAATGTTTCCATCTTCAGCAACTATAGGAAGCCGCTGTGAAAACAAGTGTTGAAAAGGGGTAAGTTAGTGTTCTATAGGATTTTAATATGTTTGTTTGTAATAGAAAGTGGATTGTTTTACCTGTGGTTGCCAGCCTAATTGATCAGGGCAACGGAAATGAGCTTCGTTGACTGCTTGTCTTTCAATGGCGAATTTTGCCGATCCGTTGTTCACTCCAAGATGAAGCTAAAGAAGCATAACCATCAAGAGATTAGATCTTTAAACCATCAGAAGAACACTCAAAATCACAAGAAGAAAACAAGCTTTCGAAGTTATAAACTTTTATAAAGTCCTGAAAGAATCTTTAGCACCAAAACACATCAAGTGAGAAGCAGAAGGTGTTAGACACAAGGGGGGAGTTTAACCATATGTAAAGCAACAATCAAGAACCATTAATAGATAGATTTTAAGTGCTTAGCCTAACTCATCACTGAAGAGTAAGTTCACCAACACGAATCAATCATCAAAGCAATTAGTAAGAGAGTCTCTCACCCAAACAACAGTTCCATTGGTGCTCTTATCAACAACACTAGACTCCAAAACCTCATAAAGCTGAGACTTTGCACCTTCCCCAGCAGTCTCAAGAACAGTGCAGCTACCAAGACTCAGCCCAGAAGGCAACCCTCGTTTCTCCACATAAGACTTTAGATTATTGGCTATTTTCTCGGTAGGGTTCTCGGAAACACCAAGAAACTTCTTGAAACCAGTCACGTGAATTGTAATCGCTTTTGGTCCTTCAGAACCCATCTTCTCCAACCTGTGAAAACATAAAAACAAAATCAATCAAAGATCCAAGATCCAAGATATGATAAGCAGACCAAATCATATTCCCTGAGTTGAACCAGTTCGTGGTTTAATTGATTTAAAGATCGAATCTTTCTACCTAGGCTTCTCGAAATTTCGATTGAAGATAATCAAAAAGGTAGTACAAGATTGAGCTTCAAAGCTTCTGGTGTGTTTTGACTTGTGGGGTTGTGTGAAGAGGTATCGAAATTGAGTTTTGGCTTTTTCGCGGTGGACTTTTGTTATAAGCGAACGCCTCGATGGAACGCCCACCGATTACGAATTTATCTACGAGAATGCCACTTGCGTCGGGAAATGAAACTTCTCCGACACCGTCTGAGGTGGTCGTTACCCAATCGGCGACAACGGAAGGATTATGACGTGGCGTTATTTAGTTGGGGAAGTTGAAGAAACAAAATGTTTATTTTAAGAAAGTTGCGATTCCGGCACACATGACATTGCCAACGGGACCCAGATACTGATATGTACGAAATTGCCCCTTTTATTAGATGAGGAAAACGTGCAAACAAAAGTAATTTGTAGACTTGTAGTTTTTTTTTTTTCTAACATTTGGTACATTATATTAAAAAGTGGCAAGAGTTTATTACAAACACTCTAGTGCTTTCGCATTAGCAAAACCCCAAAATAAAACTCCATGACAAGAATCAAATGAGTAACGTGATGACATGGACGGATCAAAGCTCAGGAGAGCAAAGGTAAAGTGATGGGAGACTGAAGATGGCTAATTGGGCTTGAAGCACGTAGTGAAATATTGAGAAAGTGTATGGATGGCCCAACGAGACCCGTTTTCTCTTTACGAGAAATTGAAGAGGTGTAGTAGGTGAGCACGGAGCTTGACTGAACAACGATCGTCCCTTTCAAACTGAAGCAAACCACAGTTGCATGGTGGTGCTGGAGAAGTCGCCGCTGATATCCCTGAAAGAAGATCCTGTTTTTGATCACCACTTTAATTGATGAAAGAATGGCAGAGGAGGAGCGATAAACTTTTCGGTGGAGCCTGTTGTTGCGTTCTCTCCAAAGCTCATAGATTGAAGCCTGCCAAGCCAGAGTTATCAGAAACCGCAGGTGGCGATCCCCATTCAGATTTATCAAAGCTTCAAGAGTATCATTCCAAGAGTTTGACGGCAAGAGAAGATTGAGATTTCTAGCAAGTGTGCCCCAAACTAAGAAGGAGTAATCACAGCAGAAGAAGAGATGATCCCTTGACTCCGGTTCACGATTACAAAGTAGGCAAGTAGGATCAGATTGAAGGCCCCAGCTTATCAAACGATTTCTAGTTGGGCAACGATCAAGAATAAAAAGCCAGGTCAGAGTTTTGAATTTAGGAATACCCTTTTTTACCAGACTAAGTTTTTCCATGGAACTTTCGGCTTCTGTTCTCTGATTAGATTGTAAATTTGACCCGAGGAGAACTTTTTGTTTTGACCAGAGCCTGAGGTGTCCCAGATGGCAATATTCGGACATGGAGACAGGGAGATTTTAGTAAGATGAGTCAAAACCTCTTCCATCTTGTTTGATCGTGCCGAAGGCAGAGCCCAAGAGTTGTAGTTGTAGTTGTAGTTGTTAGAGAATTAATGCTTCGTTGATACAAAAAAAAATGTTTATTTTAGAAATAAGAGGAAACTTGTAAACATAAACCTTAAAAGTTTGTATTTGAAAAATGATCTATTTTGAAAACTTCGAAATAACTTTATTCAATACTCAAAAGTATTTCCAAAATGCCCAAAAAAATATTATCAAATTTTAAAAGAAATACCGATTCTGATTGATATTATAAAATTTTACACATAACCTACTTTAAAACATAGCCCCATATAAAACTAAAGAAAAACTTGTGTGAAGCAATATTTTTTTTAAAAAAAAAACTAGGGTCGGTCCGCGCTACGCGCGGGATGTAATACCTTTTTCTTGTTTAAAATATATTTTTTGAACTTATTTTTGTTTGTATTTGGATTATTGATTGTGTGAATTTTCTTAGTTATTAAAATTTTTGTCCATGATAAGTTGATTGATGTTGGACTAAATGAGAGAATAATTTATTCCGGTGTGAGTGAGTTCGAGAGATGGTAGATGGTAAAATTAGTGAAATTTATTAAAAAAATACTAGTTACCTTAATTTGTTAATATTTAGTGTATTCGTTTATCTTTTAAAGGTGTACTGTTTAAATTTGAGAAGCATTGTGAATTAGCATACTAATAGGGCGAGTATATCCTAACTGTTGAACTTTTTGAGATTAGTAGTCATATGTAGTGGTAGATATGAAAGAATACTTAGATCATTTTAATTGATTAATCAGTCAAGCGAGTATTAAATATATGTTTGCAATTTAGTAGTTTTGTAGTATTTTAATTTAAAATAAGTAACATGGAAACATGGAATTAGTTATGGAACAACATATATAGATATGATTCCAAAGATACCTATCACACTGATTGTTACTTTTTTAAATTTATTATACATTTTTTGTATTATTATTGTTCAGGGATTTTTGTTTTGTGTATTGAAAAGTAGATTGTTCGTTATCTATCCTCTTCCGTTGCTTTACATGGCGGTGTTAAGGATTCTTTGTGTCTTTATAGGATTTAAGGATTCTATCTCTTTTGCGGTTTGGCCTCTCCGATCTGACTGCATGTGATTGGACGCTTCTTCTAATTGACCTTCCGAGACTTGTAAGGATTTGCTTATCCTTAATTTCGTTTGCTACGGGTCAAGTTCGTGTTCAGGTTTTTCAGGTGGTTTTGGAGCAGTATAAAGAGATGTAGGCCAACCCTCAATAATTTTGGTCTCTGATTTTTTACATGGTTGTTAGAGCATATCCAAAAAGATTCTCTATTTTATAGTTTGCAAAATTCTATATTTGAAATTTCAAGGTATTCTTCTCCAAAAACAAAACTTCAAAAACTTAAATTCAAAATTATTTGTATTTTACTTTATAGTCCTTGTATTTATCATAATTAATGTAAATCCATAAATTTTTAAAAATAACTAACACATATAAAACAATATTACATAAATATTAATTAATAAAATCTTACACTAAAATATAAAATTATAAATAGAAATACATAATTAAATATTAAACTATAAACAAAATACCACATTATTTCATAAAACTATTTTTGTAATGCTCTATCTTCTGTTACACAAAATTTGTGTGGACAATATTTTGGAGGTTCGAGAGCAAATTTACCAGACTACTTGTAATATTTAAACTTGTATAATAATTAAGTCTTCATGTATCTTTCTAAAAAAATTATTAAAGTTTTATGTAATATTCTTGTTGTCTAATTTTAGTTTTAAAATAATATAAATTTTATTTTAAATTTTTTATTTAATTTTATGTGTAAAACATGAACTTATAAAAACAAATCTGAAACAATTATGAGATATAATAATTTTAAGGATTAAAATGATAAACGAAAAAATATTTAAGAATCATAAATGTGATATGTAATTAATTGCAATGACCAAAATGTAAATAAAAAAATGAAACTTAAATTTAAAGTTTCATTCCACAAAACTCTAAATTTGAAGTTCTAAAGTTTTTTAGGAGAGTAAAAAACTATGTATTTGAAGATATAGAGTTTCTTTTGGAAATACTATTATATAGTTTATTTGCTTACGTTCAGGTTTGCATTATGTTTTTTTTTTTTCTTTTTTCAACAGGTTTGTATTATGGTTATGCTGCTCTGGCTTTGGGTTTAAGTTTTGGGATGGATTTATGTGCCTATGAACACATCTTTAAAAAGTAGATAGGTTGTATTATTTTTTGGATTCACATCTTTAAAACTGGAATCATAATTGGAAAAAACTAAAATAATGTTTTGAATTTTTTATCTAAAAAAATATAAAGGTATACAGAGACCATGCAATTACATATGTTGCTTAAATAATGAAAACGAATTCAGTCATTTGTTTATATTTTGGCATGATTCCCACCCGCTTTCGGTGGTATTGGGGTAACATGAAACATGTAGTTGTTGGTCTTGTTCTCCTGTAATCTGCCAAGTAATATTCAAGTTATTGTCTGTTTGGTTGTCATTGTTTTCTATACCTCTGATATGACGTGTTTTTCATTGTGTTCTTGATGGAAAATTCAGACAACGACTAATGACAAAAATGATTGTCTAGTTCCATGATTTTCTACATTTGTTATACTTTATTTTAACTATATTTTTATTGTCTTCTAATTCCTTTCTATTTGGTTGAATCATGTTTTCTGTTAACGTCAGTGTTCAATATTCTTGTATTGCAGGTTTACATTGCTGGTGTAGGACGCTTGGACTCCTATATGTGCCTTTTCACTTTGATAATGCTTTTCACATGTTTTGGAATACTGTTTATGTATTAATCAAAAACGGGTCTAAATCTCATGATAAAAAATAACATGTTAGCCGCCTCATATGTTTTTTTTTTTTTGAAACACAACCGCCTTATATGTAGTTAATGATTTTTATAGATAAATAACTCCCCAGAAATTGAGACCTTCCAAACAGAGGGTCGAAGCTAAAAATAAGAATTACAATTTTTCATTATTACAAAATTGGATGTGGTCACTTTCAGAATCATAGAAGAAAACATCATTCTCTTCTTCAATTTCATCACCATGGAAGGCATCTGCTGCAACAACCGGCGATCTTCTTAGAATCTCCATCTGTCCGACAGGAAACTCTATTCTTAGATCAGATGTCGTTTATGGTGCTGGTGTTGTTTCTAGATCGATGCTTAGTAAGCAGATTCTCTCAGAAACGAAGAAGACATGTTTAATGTTCGGGTATCGCGTACAACACACCTGTGTATAAAACATACAAAAAGAAAAATATCCAAACTTACACATCAGAAATATAAGCATACATCAAATCCTAAACAACAAACGAACTGTTTTTAAGAATTTCGATTCAACTTGTACATTCTTACATAATTAATGTTATTACAATGGAACCTCTTATGCAATCCTGGAATCAACAGAACTAAAACTAATGAATCTTTCAAATACAGCATCCAATCAAACTACAATACTTTGTTTGTAGTATTCTCCAACACAGAAACGGCTTGA is a genomic window containing:
- the LOC106306253 gene encoding ADP-ribosylation factor 2-B, which codes for MGLSFAKLFSRLFAKKEMRILMVGLDAAGKTTILYKLKLGEIVTTIPTIGFNVETVEYKNISFTVWDVGGQDKIRPLWRHYFQNTQGLIFVVDSNDRDRVVEARDELHRMLNEDELRDAVLLVFANKQDLPNAMNAAEITDKLGLHSLRQRHWYIQSTCATSGEGLYEGLDWLSNNIAGKA
- the LOC106306251 gene encoding probable polygalacturonase At1g80170, whose product is MHMMDKLFILSLIGLLTLTAYGAAAKMVYTDLDILKKLENFDIPEDDDADDHYDTKLSDLASFTSRGSGKNLVNVDTFGAAGDGVSDDTQAFVSAWKQACGTPKSVLLVPQGRTYLVNATKFNGPCERKLIIQIDGTIVAPDEPSNWDPKFQRIWLEFSKLKGVVFQGNGVIDGSGSKWWAASCKKNKSNPCKSAPTAFTIESSSGVKVRGLTIQNSQQMNFIIARSTSVRVYKVMVSSPGDSPNTDGIHITGSTNVVLQDCKIGTGDDCVSIVNASSNIKMKRIYCGPGHGISIGSLGNHNSTGIVTKVVLDTAFLKETTNGLRIKTYQGGSGYVKGVRFSNVVMQDVSNPILIDQFYCDNPTSCQNQTSAVKISQIMYRNITGTTKSEKAIKFACSDSVPCSHIVLNNVNLEGKDGQVEAYCNSAEGFGYGVIHPSADCLYSHDDKGLDQSDKSRHILVTEEAETGHDEL
- the LOC106306252 gene encoding pyrrolidone-carboxylate peptidase-like, encoding MGSEGPKAITIHVTGFKKFLGVSENPTEKIANNLKSYVEKRGLPSGLSLGSCTVLETAGEGAKSQLYEVLESSVVDKSTNGTVVWLHLGVNNGSAKFAIERQAVNEAHFRCPDQLGWQPQRLPIVAEDGNILKAKETSCSTESIFKSLKSKGFDVVLSDDAGRFVCNYVYYHSLRFAEQKGHKSLFVHVPLFSKIDEDTQMQFVVALLEAIAATC